From a region of the Blastopirellula marina genome:
- a CDS encoding sugar phosphate isomerase/epimerase family protein yields MAKFSMNQMTTLRWSFEQDCFRYREAGLSAIHVWRDKLHDFGEAKGAILLEELGLEVSALSWAGGFTGSDGRNYKDAINDAKHAVDLAQELNAGCLIVYSGARGGHISKHAQRLFSGALEELIPYAETHGVTLAIKPIRHKYGCDWTLVRRMTDALQLIDIIDSPRFKLVLDLYEFGDQAEVLDNLHLLVPYLALVQVGDRGCEPLEEPNRCLLGDGHLSLNATIGKLIQLGYDGPFDIELMGRDVQQHEYEHLLAHSMGYLQAMNSAT; encoded by the coding sequence ATGGCCAAGTTCTCGATGAACCAGATGACCACGTTACGCTGGTCGTTTGAACAAGACTGCTTCCGATACCGCGAGGCAGGCCTCTCGGCAATTCATGTCTGGCGGGACAAACTGCACGACTTCGGCGAGGCCAAAGGGGCGATCCTGCTGGAAGAGCTCGGGCTCGAAGTATCCGCACTCAGTTGGGCTGGCGGTTTCACCGGCAGTGATGGACGCAACTACAAAGACGCCATCAACGACGCCAAGCATGCCGTCGATCTCGCCCAGGAACTGAACGCCGGCTGCCTGATCGTTTATAGCGGAGCACGTGGAGGGCACATCAGCAAGCATGCCCAACGGTTGTTCTCTGGGGCGCTCGAAGAACTGATTCCCTACGCCGAAACGCACGGCGTGACGCTCGCCATCAAACCGATCCGGCACAAGTATGGCTGCGACTGGACGCTGGTCCGCCGCATGACCGATGCGTTGCAGCTGATCGACATCATCGACTCGCCACGTTTCAAACTGGTGCTCGACCTGTACGAGTTCGGCGATCAGGCCGAAGTGCTCGACAACTTGCACCTGTTAGTGCCGTACCTGGCCCTGGTTCAAGTCGGCGACCGCGGCTGCGAACCGCTGGAAGAACCCAACCGCTGCCTGCTTGGCGACGGACACCTGTCGCTAAACGCCACGATCGGAAAGCTAATCCAACTCGGCTACGACGGCCCCTTCGATATCGAACTGATGGGACGCGACGTCCAGCAGCACGAGTACGAACACCTGCTGGCCCACAGCATGGGTTACCTGCAGGCAATGAATAGCGCGACGTAG
- a CDS encoding PQQ-binding-like beta-propeller repeat protein: protein MPTRVHFLACSPLLLLALLSPVLLIAEDWPTFLGPRHNSTSIETGLQVPWPKGGPEILWQTKLGTGYGIGSIADGKFFQFDRHGDQNRLEVLEVTTGNKLWQYEYPTQYEDALGYNNGPRCSPVIDEDRVYIYGAEGELHCISIKTHEAIWKRNLSEEFNVVPNFFGVGSTPVIFEGKLLVMVGGSPDEFKGLGPYQIDRVTGNGSAIVAMDKKTGKTLYKISDELASYASLTLAEIDGRPWCFAFLRGGLLGFDPRNGKIDFHYPWRAKKLESVNASTPVIVGDEVFISECYALGSTLLKVKPGGYEVVWKDEERSRDHAMETHWNTAVYKDGYLYASSGRHSHQAELRCIEWQTGKVMWAESGLSRSSLLLVEDYLICLSEYGTLRLLKANPQKYEAISEVFLEDQNGNALLKPPAWAAPILSDGRLFVRGDDRLVCLQAILPGK from the coding sequence ATGCCGACTCGGGTTCACTTCCTTGCCTGTTCCCCCCTCCTGCTTCTAGCGTTACTCTCCCCTGTCTTGTTGATTGCCGAAGACTGGCCAACCTTCCTGGGACCGCGTCATAACAGCACATCCATCGAAACGGGACTACAGGTTCCCTGGCCTAAGGGAGGCCCGGAAATCCTGTGGCAAACGAAACTAGGGACTGGCTACGGGATCGGTAGCATTGCCGATGGAAAGTTCTTCCAGTTCGATCGGCACGGCGATCAGAACCGCCTGGAAGTCTTGGAAGTAACCACCGGGAACAAACTGTGGCAGTACGAATATCCAACCCAGTACGAAGACGCGCTCGGCTACAACAACGGCCCGCGCTGCAGCCCCGTGATCGACGAAGACCGCGTTTACATCTATGGTGCCGAAGGAGAACTTCACTGCATCAGCATCAAAACGCACGAGGCCATCTGGAAGCGTAACCTGTCGGAAGAGTTTAACGTGGTGCCCAACTTCTTTGGTGTCGGCAGCACGCCGGTCATCTTTGAAGGCAAGCTGCTGGTGATGGTCGGTGGGAGCCCCGACGAGTTCAAAGGACTGGGGCCCTATCAAATCGATCGTGTGACGGGCAACGGCAGCGCGATCGTGGCAATGGATAAGAAAACAGGCAAGACCCTCTATAAGATCTCCGACGAACTGGCCAGCTATGCAAGTCTGACCCTGGCCGAGATCGATGGCCGCCCATGGTGCTTCGCATTCCTGCGAGGTGGTCTGCTAGGTTTCGATCCGCGCAACGGCAAGATCGATTTTCATTACCCATGGCGGGCCAAGAAGCTCGAAAGCGTGAACGCCAGCACTCCGGTGATTGTCGGGGACGAAGTCTTCATCTCGGAATGCTACGCCCTCGGCAGCACGCTGTTGAAGGTGAAGCCAGGCGGGTACGAAGTGGTGTGGAAGGACGAAGAACGCAGTCGCGATCACGCGATGGAAACACACTGGAACACAGCCGTATACAAAGATGGCTACCTGTACGCCAGCAGTGGACGCCATTCGCATCAGGCCGAACTGCGGTGCATTGAATGGCAGACCGGCAAAGTGATGTGGGCCGAGTCCGGCCTGTCGCGGAGCTCGCTGCTTTTAGTCGAGGACTATCTGATTTGCCTGAGCGAGTACGGCACCCTCCGGCTCTTGAAAGCGAACCCACAGAAGTACGAAGCGATCTCAGAGGTTTTCTTAGAAGACCAAAACGGCAACGCGTTGCTCAAACCTCCGGCATGGGCGGCACCCATTCTTTCCGACGGACGCTTGTTTGTGCGGGGGGATGATCGGCTGGTCTGTTTGCAGGCAATTCTACCGGGGAAGTAG
- the arfB gene encoding alternative ribosome rescue aminoacyl-tRNA hydrolase ArfB, translated as MSTFDISPSIRIPWSELQFSYSRSSGPGGQHVNKTNTKATLKWDVHATEALPPTVKQRFEKNWGARINKEGFLVISSEESREQRSNMEACLDKLKHMVTLSAQRPKTRIPTKPSRSSVQRTQEKKRQHSDRKNQRRDSKNISYRKD; from the coding sequence ATGTCGACCTTTGATATCAGCCCGTCCATCCGCATCCCCTGGAGCGAATTGCAGTTTTCGTACTCGCGTTCAAGCGGGCCAGGGGGGCAGCACGTCAACAAGACCAACACCAAGGCCACGCTGAAGTGGGACGTGCACGCGACGGAAGCTTTGCCGCCAACGGTCAAACAGCGATTTGAGAAGAACTGGGGGGCCCGCATCAACAAAGAAGGCTTCCTGGTTATCAGCAGCGAAGAAAGCCGCGAACAGCGTAGCAATATGGAGGCCTGCCTGGACAAGCTCAAGCACATGGTGACTCTCTCGGCCCAGCGGCCCAAGACGCGGATCCCCACCAAGCCATCACGCAGTTCGGTCCAGCGCACCCAGGAAAAGAAACGCCAACATAGCGACCGCAAGAACCAGCGTCGCGACTCGAAGAACATCTCGTACCGCAAAGATTAA
- a CDS encoding UvrB/UvrC motif-containing protein, with protein sequence MDSPDHSENIDHILNTWKFEPGRLTARITTASDGRDVLQMRIEMGLLQMEINGRPDGERPYNFDSYLEYLHSQFLTDPAATLSEDDCVEIDREFVQLYHRRICWLALREYEKAVRDADHTLALMDVCRDHSSDEEWIDSHEHFRPFVMFHRIQAKALIELEKHTPEHAIEQLTEGVEQLRSFYEAEGMEDGEEFESDELHVRLIELRETLREQFDVGQTLNEQLADAVANERYEQAAKLRDRIHRREDPR encoded by the coding sequence ATGGACTCCCCCGATCACTCTGAAAACATCGACCACATCCTGAACACGTGGAAATTTGAGCCTGGCCGGCTAACGGCCCGGATCACGACCGCGTCGGATGGGCGTGACGTACTGCAGATGCGGATCGAGATGGGTCTGTTGCAGATGGAAATCAATGGAAGGCCTGACGGTGAAAGGCCTTACAACTTTGATTCGTATCTCGAATACCTGCACTCCCAGTTCCTGACTGACCCGGCGGCCACGTTGAGCGAGGACGACTGTGTCGAGATCGACCGCGAGTTTGTCCAGCTTTATCATCGCCGAATCTGCTGGCTAGCCCTGCGAGAGTACGAGAAGGCCGTCCGCGACGCCGATCACACATTGGCCCTGATGGATGTCTGCCGCGATCACTCGAGCGATGAAGAGTGGATCGACAGCCACGAGCATTTTCGTCCGTTTGTGATGTTCCACCGCATTCAAGCCAAAGCCTTGATCGAGCTGGAGAAACACACACCAGAACACGCGATCGAGCAACTGACCGAAGGGGTCGAGCAGCTTCGTAGCTTCTACGAAGCCGAAGGAATGGAAGACGGCGAAGAGTTCGAGTCGGACGAACTGCATGTCCGCCTGATCGAGCTGCGAGAAACGCTTCGCGAGCAATTCGACGTCGGGCAAACGCTCAACGAGCAACTGGCCGATGCCGTGGCCAACGAACGCTACGAACAGGCCGCAAAACTGCGTGATCGTATTCATCGCCGCGAAGACCCCCGCTAA
- a CDS encoding Gfo/Idh/MocA family oxidoreductase, with protein sequence MSEKSTNPSPQKNVQRRTFLKGSAALGTAAAVGSLTLARSAHAAGNDELKVALIGCGGRGNGAAVNATKGDENLKITVLADIFPDKVEASKRILARQLGDRLAVTDENCFSGFDAYKQVMDTDVDVVLLCTTPHFRPAHLEAAIAAGKHVFCEKPVAIDAPGCRKVMETVEKAKQKNLSIVSGLCWRYHPSVIATVEKIKEGLIGDVVSMQENYLAGTLWHRGNKEEWSEMEYQIRNWLYFTWLSGDHIAEQAIHSIDKGQWIMDDQTPVSCYGLGGREVRTGEEYGNIFDHHAVMYEYAGGQKMFHYTRQMAGCFNETEDFIMGTKGNAKILSGVIEGQNNWKYDGPGGNMYDLEHKALYEGMRSGNIINNGDYMTKSTMCAIMGRMATYTGKKVTWEEAWNSQEDLTPKSYEWGAVTIPTPIAVPGKTKLV encoded by the coding sequence ATGTCCGAGAAGTCGACTAATCCCTCGCCACAGAAAAATGTCCAGCGTCGTACCTTCCTCAAAGGCTCTGCTGCACTGGGTACCGCCGCTGCGGTTGGCAGCCTGACGCTGGCCCGTTCGGCCCATGCTGCTGGTAACGACGAATTGAAAGTGGCTCTGATCGGTTGTGGTGGCCGTGGTAACGGAGCCGCCGTCAACGCGACCAAGGGGGACGAGAATCTGAAGATTACCGTCCTGGCCGATATCTTCCCGGACAAGGTCGAAGCATCCAAGCGAATTCTGGCCCGACAGCTGGGTGACCGCCTGGCTGTGACCGACGAAAACTGCTTCAGCGGTTTCGATGCTTATAAGCAAGTGATGGACACCGATGTCGACGTTGTGCTGCTGTGCACCACGCCTCACTTCCGCCCGGCTCACCTGGAAGCCGCCATCGCCGCCGGCAAGCACGTCTTCTGCGAAAAGCCTGTCGCGATCGATGCTCCTGGTTGCCGCAAGGTGATGGAAACCGTCGAGAAGGCCAAGCAAAAGAACCTGAGTATCGTTAGCGGTCTGTGCTGGCGTTACCATCCGTCGGTGATCGCCACCGTCGAAAAGATCAAAGAAGGCCTGATCGGCGACGTTGTTTCGATGCAGGAAAACTACCTGGCCGGCACCCTCTGGCACCGTGGTAACAAAGAAGAATGGTCGGAGATGGAATACCAGATCCGCAACTGGCTGTACTTCACTTGGCTCTCGGGCGACCACATCGCCGAACAAGCGATTCACAGCATCGACAAGGGGCAGTGGATCATGGACGACCAGACCCCGGTTAGCTGCTACGGTCTGGGCGGTCGTGAAGTCCGCACCGGCGAAGAATACGGTAATATCTTCGATCACCATGCTGTCATGTACGAATACGCTGGCGGTCAGAAGATGTTCCACTACACGCGTCAGATGGCTGGCTGCTTCAACGAGACCGAAGACTTCATCATGGGTACCAAGGGGAACGCCAAGATCCTCAGCGGTGTCATTGAAGGCCAGAACAACTGGAAGTACGACGGCCCTGGTGGCAACATGTACGACCTGGAACACAAAGCCCTCTACGAAGGCATGCGTTCAGGCAACATCATCAACAACGGCGACTACATGACCAAGAGCACCATGTGTGCGATCATGGGCCGCATGGCGACCTACACCGGTAAGAAGGTCACCTGGGAAGAAGCTTGGAACAGCCAGGAAGACCTGACTCCCAAGTCGTACGAATGGGGCGCGGTCACCATCCCCACTCCAATCGCCGTTCCTGGCAAGACCAAGTTGGTCTAA
- a CDS encoding ABC transporter permease has translation MPLFALAVVAIVLAFWLWGDPLSIRLAFATSLYALAVIAMTLPPAIATSLLLFRTNLIGRRVLLALLVIWLFIPIYVHIAGWRDLFGPQGWLEVASPFDPSANLIDGWTGLLWLHGLAAFPWAVLITGMAFTRSSAGLEDDARLEITPLAVLARVTLRQNWDAVLVAAAWIVVTVFGEMSIASVCNVRTYAEVVFTGIPLGQSTTESTLTIAPGGALMIGLILLTAWLAHGLRPAPTDAEVKRAKLLPLAGRRVLASLVVWSLFLIPLAPPIAGLVYKVGITIDQVDGQFIRGWSLAKAFTLTLSSASIYQKELLWTLALSMTVAVITTIVSLLLSDLATRSRWSGSFVTLLCAALFALPGPIVGLGIAWGSNRPWLAPLAPLIDRSIFNPTLAILTVTVPLVTFFYWHAMHTSRQIYEMARIDGSSWWRTWTRIVLPANIPVIVAGALIALVLAANDVSASVMVLPAGIDTISRRIFGLLHFGGEDNVAGILLMNLAVVAALSVVIGRLASWRDRNDFGDSVP, from the coding sequence GTGCCCCTGTTTGCACTGGCCGTTGTCGCGATCGTCCTCGCGTTTTGGCTCTGGGGCGACCCTCTTTCGATTCGCCTGGCCTTCGCCACATCGCTGTACGCATTGGCGGTGATCGCGATGACCTTGCCCCCTGCGATCGCAACGAGCCTGCTGCTATTTCGTACGAACCTTATCGGCCGCCGCGTCTTGCTTGCGCTGCTGGTGATTTGGCTGTTCATTCCTATCTATGTGCATATCGCCGGCTGGCGTGATCTATTCGGGCCGCAAGGGTGGCTGGAGGTTGCCAGCCCTTTTGATCCCAGTGCCAACCTGATCGACGGCTGGACAGGCCTCTTGTGGCTACATGGCCTGGCCGCGTTTCCGTGGGCCGTGCTGATCACCGGCATGGCCTTCACGCGAAGTTCGGCTGGTCTGGAAGACGATGCCCGCCTGGAAATCACACCGCTGGCCGTGCTGGCGAGGGTCACCCTGCGGCAAAACTGGGACGCCGTACTTGTCGCAGCCGCGTGGATCGTCGTCACCGTTTTCGGCGAAATGAGTATCGCCAGCGTGTGCAACGTGCGAACGTATGCCGAAGTCGTCTTCACCGGCATTCCACTCGGGCAATCGACTACCGAATCGACACTGACCATCGCCCCAGGGGGCGCTCTGATGATCGGTCTGATCTTGCTTACCGCATGGCTCGCCCATGGCCTGCGACCTGCCCCTACTGACGCTGAAGTGAAACGAGCGAAGTTATTGCCGCTGGCGGGCCGTCGCGTATTGGCATCGCTGGTGGTATGGTCGCTATTCCTGATCCCCCTAGCGCCGCCGATCGCTGGGCTGGTTTACAAAGTGGGAATCACCATCGACCAGGTCGACGGACAATTCATTCGAGGCTGGTCGCTGGCCAAGGCCTTCACTTTGACACTCAGTAGCGCGAGCATCTATCAGAAAGAACTGCTCTGGACGCTGGCCCTCAGCATGACCGTAGCGGTCATCACCACAATCGTCAGCTTGCTGCTAAGTGATCTCGCGACGCGAAGTCGCTGGTCAGGGAGCTTCGTTACCTTACTGTGCGCCGCTTTGTTCGCTCTGCCGGGACCGATCGTGGGGCTTGGCATTGCCTGGGGGTCGAATCGGCCGTGGCTCGCCCCCCTGGCTCCCTTGATCGATCGCAGCATCTTCAATCCAACGCTGGCAATTCTGACGGTGACCGTGCCGCTGGTGACGTTCTTTTACTGGCACGCGATGCATACTTCGCGGCAGATCTACGAGATGGCTCGCATCGACGGCAGCTCCTGGTGGCGAACGTGGACACGGATTGTGCTGCCGGCAAACATCCCGGTGATTGTCGCTGGCGCACTGATCGCCCTGGTGCTGGCAGCCAACGATGTGTCGGCCTCGGTGATGGTGCTACCGGCAGGCATCGATACGATTTCGCGACGCATTTTCGGCCTGCTGCACTTTGGCGGGGAAGATAACGTCGCCGGGATTCTGTTGATGAACCTGGCAGTGGTCGCCGCGTTGTCGGTGGTGATTGGGCGTCTGGCCAGCTGGCGCGATCGTAACGATTTTGGCGATTCGGTGCCGTAA
- a CDS encoding DUF1570 domain-containing protein has translation MRLWNSLPLLLALLAAAPLCADEIAFERDDKRIDLKGQVIATHEAGIILHTPDGKMWPIQNAEIVERTKTAAPFDLQTKEQLIETVLAEMPPGSQVIETTHYVVAYNTSRAYAQWVAGMLERLHRGFTSYWTQRGLKLEEPQQPLVALVFDNQDSFARYGQAELGDAAKSVIGFYSMHTNYVVMFDLTGGGAGDASKRTIGIRDIQRLMSRPDFQWSLATIVHEATHQLAFNTGLQKRYADVPLWFSEGLAIYFETPDVSSSRGWRGIGQVSAPRLQQFQKAARDSSQPFLPDMLINDDSLRKAATAMDRYSQAWAVTYFLQKRKPEAYDAYLKELSQIEPLHDPSQTERVRLFQKHFGVDLTELENEVRQMMQGLRP, from the coding sequence ATGCGTTTATGGAATTCACTGCCGCTGCTACTCGCTTTGCTCGCCGCGGCACCTCTATGCGCGGACGAGATCGCGTTTGAACGTGATGACAAGCGCATCGACCTCAAGGGACAGGTCATTGCCACGCACGAGGCCGGCATTATTCTGCACACGCCTGACGGTAAGATGTGGCCGATTCAAAATGCCGAGATCGTCGAACGAACGAAGACGGCGGCTCCCTTCGACCTGCAAACCAAAGAGCAACTGATCGAGACCGTCCTGGCCGAAATGCCGCCGGGTTCGCAGGTCATCGAAACCACCCACTACGTCGTCGCCTACAACACCTCGCGGGCCTACGCGCAGTGGGTCGCCGGGATGCTCGAGCGACTGCATCGCGGGTTCACCAGTTATTGGACGCAGCGCGGCCTCAAACTGGAAGAGCCACAGCAGCCGCTGGTGGCCTTGGTATTCGACAATCAAGATAGCTTCGCCCGGTACGGCCAGGCCGAACTGGGGGACGCAGCGAAGAGCGTCATCGGCTTCTACAGCATGCACACGAACTACGTCGTGATGTTCGACCTGACAGGGGGCGGTGCAGGGGATGCCTCGAAACGAACGATAGGCATTCGCGATATTCAGCGGCTGATGTCACGCCCTGACTTTCAATGGAGCCTGGCCACGATCGTACATGAAGCTACCCATCAGTTGGCCTTCAATACCGGCTTGCAGAAGCGTTATGCGGACGTGCCGCTGTGGTTCTCGGAAGGGCTGGCCATCTACTTTGAAACACCGGACGTCTCGAGCAGTCGCGGCTGGCGAGGCATCGGTCAGGTTAGTGCCCCACGGCTACAGCAGTTCCAAAAGGCGGCCCGCGACAGCTCGCAGCCTTTTCTCCCAGACATGCTGATCAACGACGACTCGCTTCGCAAAGCGGCGACGGCCATGGATCGCTACTCGCAAGCGTGGGCCGTGACGTACTTCTTGCAGAAGCGAAAGCCTGAAGCATACGATGCCTATCTCAAAGAGCTATCGCAGATCGAACCGCTACACGATCCATCGCAAACCGAACGTGTTCGACTGTTTCAAAAACACTTCGGCGTCGATCTGACGGAACTCGAAAACGAAGTCCGCCAGATGATGCAAGGCTTAAGGCCATAG
- a CDS encoding PQQ-like beta-propeller repeat protein, whose amino-acid sequence MTTVRLLSLALVTGLLIGTASAESWPQFRGPSGDGIAPAKNVPLKWGADENVVWKTEIPGKGWSSPVLVGDKIWLTTAMVNLLSEEEKNERLKDAKPFQRDQSNLASDVDLKAVEVDYKTGKLLRTVDLFHVTDPLPVHLTNSYASPTPVAEGKFVYCYFGTYGACCIDTESAEVVWKNNDNALEYNVGPGSSPVVVGDLVILTCDGVNEQYITAVDKKTGKTAWKTARPPFRTDDGDRKKAYATPLVVEINGQTQVIIPGAQWVCAYDPQTGKELWRADHGSGFSNVPAPVFENGTVYICSGFMRPQLVAIRTDGEGDVTNSHIEWTFSRQVPTTPSPVIIDGRIYMVSDRGVATCVDAATGQEVWTSRMGGNYSASPTYANGRIYFCSESGMTTVIKPGDEYDVIAENDLGERIMANPIFLDGNLVIRTADNLYRIREEK is encoded by the coding sequence ATGACCACTGTTCGTCTGCTATCGCTCGCACTTGTGACGGGACTTTTGATTGGCACCGCCTCGGCTGAAAGCTGGCCGCAGTTTCGCGGACCCAGTGGAGACGGTATCGCACCGGCCAAGAACGTCCCGCTGAAATGGGGAGCCGATGAGAATGTTGTTTGGAAGACCGAGATCCCCGGCAAAGGCTGGTCGTCGCCAGTGCTCGTCGGGGACAAGATCTGGCTGACTACGGCGATGGTGAACCTGTTGTCGGAAGAAGAGAAGAATGAACGATTGAAGGACGCCAAGCCGTTTCAGCGTGATCAATCGAACCTCGCTTCGGATGTTGACCTTAAGGCCGTCGAAGTCGATTACAAGACCGGCAAACTGCTGCGAACGGTCGACCTGTTTCACGTGACCGATCCACTGCCGGTTCATCTCACCAATTCGTACGCCTCGCCAACCCCTGTGGCTGAAGGCAAGTTCGTCTACTGCTACTTCGGAACCTACGGCGCGTGCTGTATCGATACTGAATCGGCCGAGGTAGTGTGGAAGAACAACGACAATGCCCTCGAGTACAACGTCGGCCCTGGCAGTTCGCCGGTGGTTGTCGGTGACCTGGTTATCCTGACTTGCGACGGGGTCAACGAGCAGTACATCACCGCCGTTGATAAGAAGACCGGCAAGACTGCCTGGAAGACCGCGCGTCCTCCTTTCCGTACCGACGATGGCGATCGTAAGAAAGCATACGCCACGCCACTGGTGGTCGAGATCAATGGGCAAACCCAGGTCATCATCCCGGGTGCTCAGTGGGTTTGTGCCTACGATCCACAGACCGGTAAGGAACTATGGCGAGCCGATCACGGCAGCGGTTTCTCGAATGTGCCGGCACCTGTGTTCGAAAACGGCACCGTCTATATTTGTTCTGGTTTCATGCGTCCCCAGTTAGTGGCGATTCGCACCGATGGCGAAGGGGACGTAACCAACTCGCACATCGAATGGACCTTCAGCCGTCAGGTGCCTACGACCCCTTCCCCAGTAATTATCGATGGTCGAATCTACATGGTCAGCGATCGCGGCGTGGCGACTTGTGTGGATGCTGCGACGGGGCAAGAGGTGTGGACCAGTCGCATGGGCGGGAACTACAGCGCGTCCCCCACGTATGCCAACGGACGCATCTACTTCTGCAGCGAATCAGGCATGACGACCGTCATCAAGCCAGGGGATGAATATGACGTGATCGCCGAAAACGACCTGGGCGAACGCATCATGGCCAACCCGATCTTCCTGGACGGAAACCTGGTCATCCGCACTGCCGATAACCTCTACCGCATTCGCGAAGAGAAGTAG
- a CDS encoding FmdB family zinc ribbon protein, whose amino-acid sequence MPLFEYTCEACQSQFELLVRGSEKPKCPECGSAKLEKAWSVPAAHTGGKSNQLPVCGPMPSGGGCGLPQCGTGGCHLG is encoded by the coding sequence ATGCCGCTGTTTGAATACACATGCGAGGCGTGCCAAAGCCAGTTTGAATTGTTGGTGCGGGGGAGCGAAAAGCCAAAGTGCCCCGAGTGTGGCAGTGCCAAGCTGGAAAAGGCCTGGAGTGTCCCAGCGGCCCATACCGGTGGTAAATCGAATCAACTGCCGGTCTGCGGTCCGATGCCCAGCGGCGGCGGATGTGGTTTGCCTCAATGTGGTACCGGTGGCTGTCATTTAGGCTAA
- a CDS encoding NAD(P)H-hydrate epimerase: protein MSDRPLLTRQQSRAVDTIAAEKYHIPGVILMENAGRGCAELLLSHSPASVLICCGPGNNGGDGYVIARHLDLLGVPVKIALFCPRERIHGDALINFRIIEAAGIEILDFADEPLCEWFASRLHEADWVVDAMLGTGVTSPPREPMASAIRQINAASAQVMAIDIPSGLDCDTGQPNTPTIEANFTATFVTSKPGYAKPSAKPYVGEVHVVDIGTPQALLGEIFR, encoded by the coding sequence ATGTCTGATCGACCTTTGCTCACCCGACAGCAGTCCCGCGCCGTCGATACAATCGCCGCCGAGAAGTACCACATCCCCGGGGTCATCCTTATGGAAAACGCTGGCCGAGGTTGTGCCGAACTGTTGCTCTCGCACAGTCCGGCCAGCGTCCTGATCTGCTGCGGGCCTGGCAACAACGGAGGCGATGGCTATGTTATTGCCAGGCACTTAGACCTCTTGGGTGTCCCGGTGAAAATCGCCCTATTCTGTCCTCGCGAGCGCATCCACGGTGACGCACTGATCAATTTTAGGATTATCGAAGCCGCCGGCATTGAGATTCTCGACTTTGCCGATGAGCCTCTTTGCGAATGGTTTGCCTCGCGACTGCACGAGGCAGATTGGGTCGTCGACGCGATGCTGGGGACCGGTGTCACTTCGCCGCCGCGTGAACCGATGGCTTCAGCCATTCGCCAGATTAATGCGGCTTCAGCCCAGGTCATGGCAATCGATATTCCCAGCGGACTCGACTGCGATACCGGGCAGCCCAACACCCCAACGATCGAAGCCAACTTCACGGCCACGTTTGTTACCTCGAAGCCTGGCTACGCGAAACCTTCAGCAAAGCCGTACGTGGGAGAGGTACACGTTGTCGATATCGGGACGCCTCAGGCACTGCTGGGCGAGATCTTCCGCTAG
- a CDS encoding GNAT family N-acetyltransferase, producing MPVFSGKIIRIDLNDPQHASALVQLLDQYARDPMGGAAPLSPDVYENLIERLRKVDQFRGLLASADGKFVGLANCFLGFSTFKAQPLINIHDLAVAPEARGQGVGGALLQAVDQLAKEEACAYVTLEVRADNRARQLYLRHGFVAGDPGTDAMSFFKKSIDL from the coding sequence ATGCCTGTTTTCTCTGGCAAGATCATTCGCATTGACTTGAACGATCCGCAGCACGCCTCGGCACTGGTTCAGCTGTTAGATCAGTATGCCCGCGATCCGATGGGGGGTGCCGCTCCTCTCTCGCCGGACGTTTACGAGAATCTGATCGAGCGTCTGCGTAAGGTCGATCAGTTTCGTGGGCTGTTGGCTAGTGCGGATGGAAAGTTTGTCGGGCTGGCCAATTGTTTCCTCGGTTTCTCGACCTTCAAAGCCCAGCCGCTGATCAACATTCACGATCTGGCCGTCGCTCCTGAAGCACGCGGCCAGGGAGTCGGCGGTGCGTTGCTTCAAGCGGTCGATCAGTTGGCCAAGGAAGAAGCATGTGCTTATGTCACGCTCGAAGTCCGGGCCGACAACCGGGCACGCCAGTTATATCTGCGGCACGGATTCGTCGCCGGAGACCCAGGCACCGACGCGATGAGCTTCTTCAAAAAGTCGATCGATCTTTGA